Proteins found in one Quercus robur chromosome 2, dhQueRobu3.1, whole genome shotgun sequence genomic segment:
- the LOC126713124 gene encoding telomerase reverse transcriptase-like isoform X1: MGKKRKRVPEVLWRLFRKRAQSLESTIESLLPSSEKAMSLLVRDKDPLQYRKLLNQCFLVVSENAPPLSHFNPHSRWSQSQIVQRTIEMLISEQPMSSNVICNGYDKSNHSTPIMELLCSPAWCLLLQRVGDDVMLYLLKYTSIFLPVPCKKHYQVSGPPISDLCLDFSNQTLESQDQPTSLDKCGSNKKRALVDNANSMLEIQKFSNSSGVDDPSTSLDCVGSNVRRCSGSFSRLHGNRCFRMILLEEATPIIGTGTNNTEGDSNEELQESSNQIAAKSRKRSRPFSWLRHRKQRHLNFEETSIKTSSATILTDKDSVSGRLQDDVNSCLNSCEKMPCFSISQAPKPLVVAKGAYINQKSMFYDMERSSSMFPGKHILNSLKPNIAGAKFLIGSIFGLSEINATQEMPCCQSSGFCVNKSACMYHSLVKLFKRVVRRTQCCQHLRLLDKHCAVPELNDTGKSSTSFKGNESKKNVPEKSHGFNTAYCEDTEPLFEANTCYCLRSQVVSFIWAVIRSIVPTEFLGTPSNWRMLRRNIARFIQLRRFEKFSLKKCMHKLKVSEFPFLSTENFSCCFSNQVQKYAMSESVDMHKGSRRLDDAAYVLRHKLLESWIFWLFSCLVVPLVQANFYVTETEHGNQDLYYYRKSVWEKLINNAITCLKDQGYRDLDDVTVRNIMKNRKFGFSKLRLRPKGNGMRMLANLQASSKRPTLKSSLENQSCGMHGKGKSRQKKVIFNHFKSVNFVLRDTHAVLKGIQLEEPKKLGSSVFDYNDVYRKLCPFLIGLKNRLATMPGAFVVISDVRKAFDSIDQDKLLTVMKDIIQKDEYILKQSHQVVCTQKSLWVHKNLVLMDQNMSTPEVTSSVPFRLLHTVFVNQEWSRHVKKEELFFILKEHVKYNVLQFDKKFFVQGLGIPQGSALSPLLCSLYYGHLERNLIIPFLEKTSEGASKDISRRYNSMDASAEESSGDRYILLRFIDDFLFISTSKKQAASFFSRLQRGFREYNCYMNDDKFSLNFDIGQLSGIPSSRAYVGEDGISFLRWSGLLLNCCTLEVQADYTKYLNNHLSSTLTVSWQGKPGRHLRAKLCSFMRPKCHPIFFDSNINSAAVIRLNIYQAFLVCAMKFHCYVCDLSYICKLRVGFYLYIIERSLRYMYKLIKKRMRSAYQYSDVLPILQLEEEEVEWLGLYAYIQVLKRKESRHKQLLSSLRSMANMFLLFSAFEFQRDSCSVDQGGRNYRVRMLLQENRHIYNKIVF, translated from the exons ATGGGTAAGAAACGGAAGAGGGTTCCGGAGGTTCTATGGCGGCTATTCCGCAAGCGCGCGCAGAGTCTGGAGAGCACAATCGAATCGCTGCTGCCTTCTTCCGAAAAAGCAATGTCGTTATTGGTGAGAGACAAGGACCCCCTACAGTACCGGAAGCTCTTGAATCAATGCTTCCTTGTGGTCTCTGAAAATGCGCCTCCTCTCTCGCATTTCAACCCTCACTCTCGCTGGTCCCAATctcag ATTGTGCAAAGGACCATTGAAATGCTGATTTCTGAGCAACCCATGTCCTCTAATGTTATTTGCAATGGTTATGATAAG AGTAATCATTCAACCCCCATTATGGAACTTCTATGCTCTCCAGCTTGGTGTCTTCTCTTACAAAGG GTTGGGGATGATGTCATGCTTTATCTTTTAAAGTACACATCAATATTTTTGCCAGTTCCTTGTAAGAAGCATTATCAAGTATCAGGTCCTCCCATAAGTGATTTATGCCTCGatttttcaaaccaaacatTGGAGTCTCAGGATCAACCTACTTCACTTGATAAATGTG GATCCAACAAGAAAAGGGCTTTAGTTGACAATGCTAACTcaatgttagaaatacagaagTTCAGTAATTCTTCTGGTGTTGATGATCCATCAACTTCATTAGACTGTGTTGGCTCCAATGTTAGGCGTTGTTCAGGATCATTTAGTCGGCTTCATGGAAACAGGTGTTTTCGAATGATTTTATTGGAAGAAGCTACACCAATTATTGGAACTGGTACCAATAATACTGAAGGGGATTCAAATGAGGAACTTCAAGAAAGCTCAAATCAGATAGCAGCAAAGTCTAGAAAGCGTTCAAGGCCATTTAGTTGGCTGCGTCACAGAAAGCAAAGGCatttaaattttgaagaaaCCAGTATTAAGACCTCTTCTGCAACAATTCTTACAGATAAAGATAGCGTATCTGGGCGGCTCCAGGATGATGTGAATTCTTGCTTAAATAGTTGTGAAAAG ATGCCTTGTTTTTCAATATCACAAGCTCCTAAGCCCCTGGTAGTCGCCAAAGGGGCTTACATTAACCAGAAATCCATGTTTTATGACATGGAACGTTCTTCATCAATGTTTCCAGGAAAAC ATATACTAAATTCTCTAAAGCCCAATATTGCTGGTGCAAAGTTTCTTATTGGCAGTATCTTTGGCTTATCTGAAATAAATGCAACTCAGGAAATGCCATGCTGCCAGAGTAGTGGCTTCTGTGTCAACAAATCAGCATGCAT GTACCACTCACTTGTTAAGTTGTTTAAGAGGGTCGTACGCAGGACACAGTGTTGCCAACATCTGAGATTATTGGATAAGCATTGTGCTGTTCCAGAATTAAATGATACTGGAAAATCTAGCACCAGCTTTAAG gggaatgaatcaaagaaaaatgttccTGAGAAATCTCATGGTTTTAATACTGCATATTGCGAGGATACTGAACCTCTGTTTGAAGCAAATACTTGCTATTGCTTGAGAAGTCAGGTAGTGTCATTTATATGGGCAGTGATTAGGAGTATAGTTCCTACAGAATTTCTAGGGACTCCCTCTAACTGGAGAATGTTAAGGAGAAATATTGCCAGGTTTATTCAACTACGAAGATTTGAGAAGTTCTCATTAAAGAAATGCATGCATAAATTAAAAGTATCAGAGTTCCCATTTCTATcaactgaaaatttttcatgTTGCTTTAGTAATCAGGTGCAAAAATATGCAATGAGTGAGAGTGTTGACATGCATAAGGGATCCAGAAGATTGGATGATGCCGCATATGTTTTGAGACATAAACTTCTGGAAAGCTGGATCTTTTGGCTCTTTTCATGTCTAGTAGTACCACTGGTGCAAGCAAACTTCTATGTCACTGAAACTGAGCATGGGAATCAAGATCTATATTATTATAGGAAGTCAGTTTGGGAGAAGCTGATAAATAACGCCATCACTTGCTTGAAAGATCAGGGCTATCGTGACTTGGATGATGTGACTGTTAGAAATattatgaaaaacagaaaatttgGTTTCTCAAAGCTAAGACTTCGTCCCAAAGGAAATGGGATGAGGATGCTGGCAAATCTACAAGCATCATCAAAAAGGCCAACACTAAAATCCTCTTTGGAAAATCAATCATGTGGAATGCATGGAAAAGGAAAATCTCGTCAAAAGAAAGTTATATTTAATCATTTCAAGTCTGTAAACTTTGTTCTTCGTGATACACACGCTGTCTTAAAAGGAATACAGTTGGAAGAACCCAAGAAGCTGGGATCATCAGTTTTTGATTACAATGATGTCTACAGAAAGTTATGTCCATTTCTAATTGGTCTGAAAAATAGGTTGGCAACCATGCCTGGTGCATTTGTTGTCATTTCTGATGTACGAAAAGCATTTGATTCTATTGATCAGGATAAGCTGCTTACTGTAATGAAAGATATCATACAGAAAGATGAATATATTCTTAAACAGTCCCATCAAGTAGTCTGCACACAGAAATCTTTGTGGGTTCATAAGAACCTTGTCCTGATGGATCAAAATATGAGCACTCCAGAAGTCACATCCTCTGTTCCCTTCCGTTTACTGCATACTGTCTTTGTTAACCAG GAGTGGAGCAGGCATGTGAAAAAAGAAgagttatttttcattttgaaggAACATGTTAAGTACAATGTACTGCAATTTGATAAAAAGTTTTTCGTGCAAGGTTTAGGTATTCCTCAAGGAAGTGCTTTGTCTCCTCTGCTTTGCTCATTATACTATGGACATCTGGAAAGGAATTTGATCATTCCATTTCTTGAAAAAACTAGTGAAGGTGCTAGTAAAGATATATCTAGAAGATATAATTCTATGGATGCTTCTGCAGAGGAAAGTAGTGGTGATAGATATATACTTCTTAGGTTTATTGATGACTTCCTTTTCATTTCAACCTCAAAGAAGCAGGCTGCTAGCTTCTTTTCCAGGCTGCAAAGAGGATTTCGCGAGTACAACTGCTACATGAATGATGAcaaattttctcttaattttgatATTGGACAGTTATCAGGGATTCCATCGAGCAGGGCTTATGTGGGTGAAGATGGCATTTCATTTCTTCGATGGAGTGGATTGCTTCTCAACTGTTGCACTTTAGAAGTTCAGGCAGACTACACAAA GTATCTGAATAATCATTTAAGTTCGACTCTTACTGTCAGCTGGCAAGGTAAACCAGGCCGCCATCTGAGGGCAAAGCTGTGTAGCTTTATGAGACCTAAATGCCACCCTATATTCTTTGATTCAAATATCAATTCTGCAGCTGTTATCAGATTAAATATATATCAGGCTTTTTTGGTATGTGCAATGAAGTTTCATTGCTATGTTTGTGACTTATCGTACATATGCAAACTTCGTGTGGGATTCTATTTATACATTATTGAAAGATCTCTGAG GTATATGTACAAGCTCATAAAGAAACGGATGCGTTCTGCATACCAGTATTCTGATGTCCTGCCAATACTTCAGttggaggaagaagaagttgaATGGCTTGGATTATATGCATATATACAAGTATTGAAGAGAAAAGAATCACGGCATAAACAGTTGCTATCTTCATTAAGGT CAATGGCAAATATGTTTCTGCTATTCTCTGCTTTTGAATTTCAAAGAGACAGTTGTAGTGTTGATCAAGGTGGGCGGAATTATAGAGTGCGGATGCTCTTGCAAGAAAATAGACATATCTACAAcaagattgtgttttga
- the LOC126713124 gene encoding telomerase reverse transcriptase-like isoform X2, translating to MGKKRKRVPEVLWRLFRKRAQSLESTIESLLPSSEKAMSLLVRDKDPLQYRKLLNQCFLVVSENAPPLSHFNPHSRWSQSQIVQRTIEMLISEQPMSSNVICNGYDKSNHSTPIMELLCSPAWCLLLQRVGDDVMLYLLKYTSIFLPVPCKKHYQVSGPPISDLCLDFSNQTLESQDQPTSLDKCGSNKKRALVDNANSMLEIQKFSNSSGVDDPSTSLDCVGSNVRRCSGSFSRLHGNRCFRMILLEEATPIIGTGTNNTEGDSNEELQESSNQIAAKSRKRSRPFSWLRHRKQRHLNFEETSIKTSSATILTDKDSVSGRLQDDVNSCLNSCEKMPCFSISQAPKPLVVAKGAYINQKSMFYDMERSSSMFPGKHILNSLKPNIAGAKFLIGSIFGLSEINATQEMPCCQSSGFCVNKSACMYHSLVKLFKRVVRRTQCCQHLRLLDKHCAVPELNDTGKSSTSFKGNESKKNVPEKSHGFNTAYCEDTEPLFEANTCYCLRSQVVSFIWAVIRSIVPTEFLGTPSNWRMLRRNIARFIQLRRFEKFSLKKCMHKLKVSEFPFLSTENFSCCFSNQVQKYAMSESVDMHKGSRRLDDAAYVLRHKLLESWIFWLFSCLVVPLVQANFYVTETEHGNQDLYYYRKSVWEKLINNAITCLKDQGYRDLDDVTVRNIMKNRKFGFSKLRLRPKGNGMRMLANLQASSKRPTLKSSLENQSCGMHGKGKSRQKKVIFNHFKSVNFVLRDTHAVLKGIQLEEPKKLGSSVFDYNDVYRKLCPFLIGLKNRLATMPGAFVVISDVRKAFDSIDQDKLLTVMKDIIQKDEYILKQSHQVVCTQKSLWVHKNLVLMDQNMSTPEVTSSVPFRLLHTVFVNQEWSRHVKKEELFFILKEHVKYNVLQFDKKFFVQGLGIPQGSALSPLLCSLYYGHLERNLIIPFLEKTSEGASKDISRRYNSMDASAEESSGDRYILLRFIDDFLFISTSKKQAASFFSRLQRGFREYNCYMNDDKFSLNFDIGQLSGIPSSRAYVGEDGISFLRWSGLLLNCCTLEVQADYTKYLNNHLSSTLTVSWQGKPGRHLRAKLCSFMRPKCHPIFFDSNINSAAVIRLNIYQAFLVCAMKFHCYVCDLSYICKLRVGFYLYIIERSLRYMYKLIKKRMRSAYQYSDVLPILQLEEEEVEWLGLYAYIQVLKRKESRHKQLLSSLRCKLEHTIPTSVPLPPQLKYAVDASHSSLIWKIKY from the exons ATGGGTAAGAAACGGAAGAGGGTTCCGGAGGTTCTATGGCGGCTATTCCGCAAGCGCGCGCAGAGTCTGGAGAGCACAATCGAATCGCTGCTGCCTTCTTCCGAAAAAGCAATGTCGTTATTGGTGAGAGACAAGGACCCCCTACAGTACCGGAAGCTCTTGAATCAATGCTTCCTTGTGGTCTCTGAAAATGCGCCTCCTCTCTCGCATTTCAACCCTCACTCTCGCTGGTCCCAATctcag ATTGTGCAAAGGACCATTGAAATGCTGATTTCTGAGCAACCCATGTCCTCTAATGTTATTTGCAATGGTTATGATAAG AGTAATCATTCAACCCCCATTATGGAACTTCTATGCTCTCCAGCTTGGTGTCTTCTCTTACAAAGG GTTGGGGATGATGTCATGCTTTATCTTTTAAAGTACACATCAATATTTTTGCCAGTTCCTTGTAAGAAGCATTATCAAGTATCAGGTCCTCCCATAAGTGATTTATGCCTCGatttttcaaaccaaacatTGGAGTCTCAGGATCAACCTACTTCACTTGATAAATGTG GATCCAACAAGAAAAGGGCTTTAGTTGACAATGCTAACTcaatgttagaaatacagaagTTCAGTAATTCTTCTGGTGTTGATGATCCATCAACTTCATTAGACTGTGTTGGCTCCAATGTTAGGCGTTGTTCAGGATCATTTAGTCGGCTTCATGGAAACAGGTGTTTTCGAATGATTTTATTGGAAGAAGCTACACCAATTATTGGAACTGGTACCAATAATACTGAAGGGGATTCAAATGAGGAACTTCAAGAAAGCTCAAATCAGATAGCAGCAAAGTCTAGAAAGCGTTCAAGGCCATTTAGTTGGCTGCGTCACAGAAAGCAAAGGCatttaaattttgaagaaaCCAGTATTAAGACCTCTTCTGCAACAATTCTTACAGATAAAGATAGCGTATCTGGGCGGCTCCAGGATGATGTGAATTCTTGCTTAAATAGTTGTGAAAAG ATGCCTTGTTTTTCAATATCACAAGCTCCTAAGCCCCTGGTAGTCGCCAAAGGGGCTTACATTAACCAGAAATCCATGTTTTATGACATGGAACGTTCTTCATCAATGTTTCCAGGAAAAC ATATACTAAATTCTCTAAAGCCCAATATTGCTGGTGCAAAGTTTCTTATTGGCAGTATCTTTGGCTTATCTGAAATAAATGCAACTCAGGAAATGCCATGCTGCCAGAGTAGTGGCTTCTGTGTCAACAAATCAGCATGCAT GTACCACTCACTTGTTAAGTTGTTTAAGAGGGTCGTACGCAGGACACAGTGTTGCCAACATCTGAGATTATTGGATAAGCATTGTGCTGTTCCAGAATTAAATGATACTGGAAAATCTAGCACCAGCTTTAAG gggaatgaatcaaagaaaaatgttccTGAGAAATCTCATGGTTTTAATACTGCATATTGCGAGGATACTGAACCTCTGTTTGAAGCAAATACTTGCTATTGCTTGAGAAGTCAGGTAGTGTCATTTATATGGGCAGTGATTAGGAGTATAGTTCCTACAGAATTTCTAGGGACTCCCTCTAACTGGAGAATGTTAAGGAGAAATATTGCCAGGTTTATTCAACTACGAAGATTTGAGAAGTTCTCATTAAAGAAATGCATGCATAAATTAAAAGTATCAGAGTTCCCATTTCTATcaactgaaaatttttcatgTTGCTTTAGTAATCAGGTGCAAAAATATGCAATGAGTGAGAGTGTTGACATGCATAAGGGATCCAGAAGATTGGATGATGCCGCATATGTTTTGAGACATAAACTTCTGGAAAGCTGGATCTTTTGGCTCTTTTCATGTCTAGTAGTACCACTGGTGCAAGCAAACTTCTATGTCACTGAAACTGAGCATGGGAATCAAGATCTATATTATTATAGGAAGTCAGTTTGGGAGAAGCTGATAAATAACGCCATCACTTGCTTGAAAGATCAGGGCTATCGTGACTTGGATGATGTGACTGTTAGAAATattatgaaaaacagaaaatttgGTTTCTCAAAGCTAAGACTTCGTCCCAAAGGAAATGGGATGAGGATGCTGGCAAATCTACAAGCATCATCAAAAAGGCCAACACTAAAATCCTCTTTGGAAAATCAATCATGTGGAATGCATGGAAAAGGAAAATCTCGTCAAAAGAAAGTTATATTTAATCATTTCAAGTCTGTAAACTTTGTTCTTCGTGATACACACGCTGTCTTAAAAGGAATACAGTTGGAAGAACCCAAGAAGCTGGGATCATCAGTTTTTGATTACAATGATGTCTACAGAAAGTTATGTCCATTTCTAATTGGTCTGAAAAATAGGTTGGCAACCATGCCTGGTGCATTTGTTGTCATTTCTGATGTACGAAAAGCATTTGATTCTATTGATCAGGATAAGCTGCTTACTGTAATGAAAGATATCATACAGAAAGATGAATATATTCTTAAACAGTCCCATCAAGTAGTCTGCACACAGAAATCTTTGTGGGTTCATAAGAACCTTGTCCTGATGGATCAAAATATGAGCACTCCAGAAGTCACATCCTCTGTTCCCTTCCGTTTACTGCATACTGTCTTTGTTAACCAG GAGTGGAGCAGGCATGTGAAAAAAGAAgagttatttttcattttgaaggAACATGTTAAGTACAATGTACTGCAATTTGATAAAAAGTTTTTCGTGCAAGGTTTAGGTATTCCTCAAGGAAGTGCTTTGTCTCCTCTGCTTTGCTCATTATACTATGGACATCTGGAAAGGAATTTGATCATTCCATTTCTTGAAAAAACTAGTGAAGGTGCTAGTAAAGATATATCTAGAAGATATAATTCTATGGATGCTTCTGCAGAGGAAAGTAGTGGTGATAGATATATACTTCTTAGGTTTATTGATGACTTCCTTTTCATTTCAACCTCAAAGAAGCAGGCTGCTAGCTTCTTTTCCAGGCTGCAAAGAGGATTTCGCGAGTACAACTGCTACATGAATGATGAcaaattttctcttaattttgatATTGGACAGTTATCAGGGATTCCATCGAGCAGGGCTTATGTGGGTGAAGATGGCATTTCATTTCTTCGATGGAGTGGATTGCTTCTCAACTGTTGCACTTTAGAAGTTCAGGCAGACTACACAAA GTATCTGAATAATCATTTAAGTTCGACTCTTACTGTCAGCTGGCAAGGTAAACCAGGCCGCCATCTGAGGGCAAAGCTGTGTAGCTTTATGAGACCTAAATGCCACCCTATATTCTTTGATTCAAATATCAATTCTGCAGCTGTTATCAGATTAAATATATATCAGGCTTTTTTGGTATGTGCAATGAAGTTTCATTGCTATGTTTGTGACTTATCGTACATATGCAAACTTCGTGTGGGATTCTATTTATACATTATTGAAAGATCTCTGAG GTATATGTACAAGCTCATAAAGAAACGGATGCGTTCTGCATACCAGTATTCTGATGTCCTGCCAATACTTCAGttggaggaagaagaagttgaATGGCTTGGATTATATGCATATATACAAGTATTGAAGAGAAAAGAATCACGGCATAAACAGTTGCTATCTTCATTAAGGTGTAAGTTAGAACATACAATACCTACAAGTGTGCCACTGCCACCTCAACTAAAGTATGCAGTTGATGCCTCACATTCCTCTTTAATATGGAAAATTAAGTATTAA
- the LOC126713124 gene encoding telomerase reverse transcriptase-like isoform X3, translating to MGKKRKRVPEVLWRLFRKRAQSLESTIESLLPSSEKAMSLLVRDKDPLQYRKLLNQCFLVVSENAPPLSHFNPHSRWSQSQIVQRTIEMLISEQPMSSNVICNGYDKSNHSTPIMELLCSPAWCLLLQRVGDDVMLYLLKYTSIFLPVPCKKHYQVSGPPISDLCLDFSNQTLESQDQPTSLDKCGSNKKRALVDNANSMLEIQKFSNSSGVDDPSTSLDCVGSNVRRCSGSFSRLHGNRCFRMILLEEATPIIGTGTNNTEGDSNEELQESSNQIAAKSRKRSRPFSWLRHRKQRHLNFEETSIKTSSATILTDKDSVSGRLQDDVNSCLNSCEKMPCFSISQAPKPLVVAKGAYINQKSMFYDMERSSSMFPGKHILNSLKPNIAGAKFLIGSIFGLSEINATQEMPCCQSSGFCVNKSACMYHSLVKLFKRVVRRTQCCQHLRLLDKHCAVPELNDTGKSSTSFKGNESKKNVPEKSHGFNTAYCEDTEPLFEANTCYCLRSQVVSFIWAVIRSIVPTEFLGTPSNWRMLRRNIARFIQLRRFEKFSLKKCMHKLKVSEFPFLSTENFSCCFSNQVQKYAMSESVDMHKGSRRLDDAAYVLRHKLLESWIFWLFSCLVVPLVQANFYVTETEHGNQDLYYYRKSVWEKLINNAITCLKDQGYRDLDDVTVRNIMKNRKFGFSKLRLRPKGNGMRMLANLQASSKRPTLKSSLENQSCGMHGKGKSRQKKVIFNHFKSVNFVLRDTHAVLKGIQLEEPKKLGSSVFDYNDVYRKLCPFLIGLKNRLATMPGAFVVISDVRKAFDSIDQDKLLTVMKDIIQKDEYILKQSHQVVCTQKSLWVHKNLVLMDQNMSTPEVTSSVPFRLLHTVFVNQEWSRHVKKEELFFILKEHVKYNVLQFDKKFFVQGLGIPQGSALSPLLCSLYYGHLERNLIIPFLEKTSEGASKDISRRYNSMDASAEESSGDRYILLRFIDDFLFISTSKKQAASFFSRLQRGFREYNCYMNDDKFSLNFDIGQLSGIPSSRAYVGEDGISFLRWSGLLLNCCTLEVQADYTKLIFVSE from the exons ATGGGTAAGAAACGGAAGAGGGTTCCGGAGGTTCTATGGCGGCTATTCCGCAAGCGCGCGCAGAGTCTGGAGAGCACAATCGAATCGCTGCTGCCTTCTTCCGAAAAAGCAATGTCGTTATTGGTGAGAGACAAGGACCCCCTACAGTACCGGAAGCTCTTGAATCAATGCTTCCTTGTGGTCTCTGAAAATGCGCCTCCTCTCTCGCATTTCAACCCTCACTCTCGCTGGTCCCAATctcag ATTGTGCAAAGGACCATTGAAATGCTGATTTCTGAGCAACCCATGTCCTCTAATGTTATTTGCAATGGTTATGATAAG AGTAATCATTCAACCCCCATTATGGAACTTCTATGCTCTCCAGCTTGGTGTCTTCTCTTACAAAGG GTTGGGGATGATGTCATGCTTTATCTTTTAAAGTACACATCAATATTTTTGCCAGTTCCTTGTAAGAAGCATTATCAAGTATCAGGTCCTCCCATAAGTGATTTATGCCTCGatttttcaaaccaaacatTGGAGTCTCAGGATCAACCTACTTCACTTGATAAATGTG GATCCAACAAGAAAAGGGCTTTAGTTGACAATGCTAACTcaatgttagaaatacagaagTTCAGTAATTCTTCTGGTGTTGATGATCCATCAACTTCATTAGACTGTGTTGGCTCCAATGTTAGGCGTTGTTCAGGATCATTTAGTCGGCTTCATGGAAACAGGTGTTTTCGAATGATTTTATTGGAAGAAGCTACACCAATTATTGGAACTGGTACCAATAATACTGAAGGGGATTCAAATGAGGAACTTCAAGAAAGCTCAAATCAGATAGCAGCAAAGTCTAGAAAGCGTTCAAGGCCATTTAGTTGGCTGCGTCACAGAAAGCAAAGGCatttaaattttgaagaaaCCAGTATTAAGACCTCTTCTGCAACAATTCTTACAGATAAAGATAGCGTATCTGGGCGGCTCCAGGATGATGTGAATTCTTGCTTAAATAGTTGTGAAAAG ATGCCTTGTTTTTCAATATCACAAGCTCCTAAGCCCCTGGTAGTCGCCAAAGGGGCTTACATTAACCAGAAATCCATGTTTTATGACATGGAACGTTCTTCATCAATGTTTCCAGGAAAAC ATATACTAAATTCTCTAAAGCCCAATATTGCTGGTGCAAAGTTTCTTATTGGCAGTATCTTTGGCTTATCTGAAATAAATGCAACTCAGGAAATGCCATGCTGCCAGAGTAGTGGCTTCTGTGTCAACAAATCAGCATGCAT GTACCACTCACTTGTTAAGTTGTTTAAGAGGGTCGTACGCAGGACACAGTGTTGCCAACATCTGAGATTATTGGATAAGCATTGTGCTGTTCCAGAATTAAATGATACTGGAAAATCTAGCACCAGCTTTAAG gggaatgaatcaaagaaaaatgttccTGAGAAATCTCATGGTTTTAATACTGCATATTGCGAGGATACTGAACCTCTGTTTGAAGCAAATACTTGCTATTGCTTGAGAAGTCAGGTAGTGTCATTTATATGGGCAGTGATTAGGAGTATAGTTCCTACAGAATTTCTAGGGACTCCCTCTAACTGGAGAATGTTAAGGAGAAATATTGCCAGGTTTATTCAACTACGAAGATTTGAGAAGTTCTCATTAAAGAAATGCATGCATAAATTAAAAGTATCAGAGTTCCCATTTCTATcaactgaaaatttttcatgTTGCTTTAGTAATCAGGTGCAAAAATATGCAATGAGTGAGAGTGTTGACATGCATAAGGGATCCAGAAGATTGGATGATGCCGCATATGTTTTGAGACATAAACTTCTGGAAAGCTGGATCTTTTGGCTCTTTTCATGTCTAGTAGTACCACTGGTGCAAGCAAACTTCTATGTCACTGAAACTGAGCATGGGAATCAAGATCTATATTATTATAGGAAGTCAGTTTGGGAGAAGCTGATAAATAACGCCATCACTTGCTTGAAAGATCAGGGCTATCGTGACTTGGATGATGTGACTGTTAGAAATattatgaaaaacagaaaatttgGTTTCTCAAAGCTAAGACTTCGTCCCAAAGGAAATGGGATGAGGATGCTGGCAAATCTACAAGCATCATCAAAAAGGCCAACACTAAAATCCTCTTTGGAAAATCAATCATGTGGAATGCATGGAAAAGGAAAATCTCGTCAAAAGAAAGTTATATTTAATCATTTCAAGTCTGTAAACTTTGTTCTTCGTGATACACACGCTGTCTTAAAAGGAATACAGTTGGAAGAACCCAAGAAGCTGGGATCATCAGTTTTTGATTACAATGATGTCTACAGAAAGTTATGTCCATTTCTAATTGGTCTGAAAAATAGGTTGGCAACCATGCCTGGTGCATTTGTTGTCATTTCTGATGTACGAAAAGCATTTGATTCTATTGATCAGGATAAGCTGCTTACTGTAATGAAAGATATCATACAGAAAGATGAATATATTCTTAAACAGTCCCATCAAGTAGTCTGCACACAGAAATCTTTGTGGGTTCATAAGAACCTTGTCCTGATGGATCAAAATATGAGCACTCCAGAAGTCACATCCTCTGTTCCCTTCCGTTTACTGCATACTGTCTTTGTTAACCAG GAGTGGAGCAGGCATGTGAAAAAAGAAgagttatttttcattttgaaggAACATGTTAAGTACAATGTACTGCAATTTGATAAAAAGTTTTTCGTGCAAGGTTTAGGTATTCCTCAAGGAAGTGCTTTGTCTCCTCTGCTTTGCTCATTATACTATGGACATCTGGAAAGGAATTTGATCATTCCATTTCTTGAAAAAACTAGTGAAGGTGCTAGTAAAGATATATCTAGAAGATATAATTCTATGGATGCTTCTGCAGAGGAAAGTAGTGGTGATAGATATATACTTCTTAGGTTTATTGATGACTTCCTTTTCATTTCAACCTCAAAGAAGCAGGCTGCTAGCTTCTTTTCCAGGCTGCAAAGAGGATTTCGCGAGTACAACTGCTACATGAATGATGAcaaattttctcttaattttgatATTGGACAGTTATCAGGGATTCCATCGAGCAGGGCTTATGTGGGTGAAGATGGCATTTCATTTCTTCGATGGAGTGGATTGCTTCTCAACTGTTGCACTTTAGAAGTTCAGGCAGACTACACAAAGTTAATTTTT GTATCTGAATAA